The genomic stretch TCCAAATATGACATCCAATAAGTTGGCAAAAATTTTGCCAGGAAGGTGGAGAACCCAGCAAAGCTCAATTAAGAAAAGGCTCTCCATTTTCAGCTTCTTTTACCCTCCACAATTGAATTGCCGATATACTACACAATCTTCATGTTTAACTTTTCGTCCATTTCTTACTGGTAAGCATGCGTTGAAGAGTACCTCTGAATATGGGCAGCAGTCAGTCAGCTAATATCATGGAAACATTCCCTCAAGAAACTCATCAAAGCTATCATCGTCATCAATTTTATTGTCAACAGTTGAACTTGAAGCCTTTTTCCCTGCAAAGAACAATTTATGAGCACAGAGGTAAGGACCTTGCTGGAAAAGATGGGAAGAGTGTACACTGGAGCAAGTCAAGCTAACCAAAATTAATATGAGCTATGTTATAAATCTATTGTAATGCTCAAAATTACAAGCAAACCTATGCATACAAGCTTGTTTAGCTTAATAAAGGTAAGTAAGCTAAGGTGCATACGGACTCTAAAATTTCAGCTctatttttccttatatttgGAAGCAAACACTAAATGTTGACTCTACGAAGCAAATTGCAACCCTGACATGCAATTTTTATCATATACATCTAATCAACATCTTCATGCATTCTGAATAGTGAGTTTAGCCGATATATTATATTGGGATGAAAAAATAAGTTGCTTACAAAGATAACTGCTAATTAgttaacaaaaatgaaaaatccaaAAGCTTGTCATCAATGAAGATGCCGTATAGGAACTTGCTGGCCTCATtttctcaggaaaaaaaaaaaaaaaaacttttctttcAAGAAAACTCACGTTTATCTGTTCTAGTGAAACATGTGAAACCTGGAGGAACGTTATGCAAACTTCCTCATCCATGTCTCCATGAAAGGTTTTGGCTTAATCTGCTTAAGTCTTGATTAGAGTTCATCCTAGCAACTGGGGTAAAACTTTCTTGGTAACCAACACCAAAAAGTTATACTATTGTGCCTAATCACAAATCCAATTATAAGTCGCCAAACAGCGGGATTTAAAATTTGGAGTCATGATCCTACCATGAACtaaaagctaaaaacaaaaggattaaATTAATATACCAATGCGAACAGAAAACGAGCACAATAACGTGTCATCATGAAAACGAGGGCATGTGCTTATGAGCTATATGTAACATTGAAGTATAATCTGAGGCAAGTCCCTaccttttctcctctctttggcCTCTTCATACTCGATATCTGTTTCAGCATCCCTCCTTGAACGATTCCTGGAATAGACAGAGTAAGCTACAGGTACTTTTAACTGTACAAATAGGTTATGAAGTAAAAATGACTATAGCATTGGGTTGGCacctctttcttttgttttcttcttgctctcttttttcttctagctcCTTCTCTTTCCGCCTTTTGTAATGAAGCTTCTTCGCACATCTATTTgaaagtgataaaaaaaaaatttgaaaatgcttTTGAGCACAATAATGCATAACTTCAAAAATAGTGAACCAAgacaggaaaaaaagaaaaaagaaaaagaaagaagacatCTTTGTTCAACCCAAGACACATAACCATATGCGATCAGCTTCCTATGAGAAATATCAAGTAAAAGATTATCTCAAATCTCCAACATATTATTCTGACACTAAAGAAGTAATTATTCTTAAGTTGAATTTGAGAGATGGCCTGCTGAATCCCATTATATTACAAGCATTACTTAAGGGCAGATTTTATGATAAGAAGCAATGTTTCTAATATTCACATAGAACTACAAAATAAAGAGTATCTACACTGACGGCCGAAAGAAACTCggaacaagaataaagaaactTCTAAGCTTATTCTGTCATAAAACAAAAAGGTCTCAGAACTCAGATTTGATCAATTCAACAATCAATTGGAGAAATATTAATCAGAGGCCTTTTTTTCTATCATGCTCAAGTAGAACACCTTTTGCTCCTCAACACAACATGTACTTCCCAACAGTATATCACAATTCCAACTTGTTATGTCCTTGTCAGAAACGTTAGTAAATgaattggaaaaacaaaaacaagtcaTGTTTCATTCATCATGGAACATGTCAATAAAATGACTATCAAAGCCATTTCAAGTAGGCCAAGGATGATCTTTTCAACTCCATCTGCACACAAGACATGCTCAAAAAAAACCAGGAGAGCCAAACTTCATAAAAAAGCTTTTCAGAATATGGATTATCACTACTGTATTTAATATGGATGCTGCTAAAACAACTGTATTGGCTGAATTTAGgttattagaaagaaaaaaaaaattacataggCAGATGTATTATTGGACACATAATCAACAAAATCCACTAACCTCTCACAAGTTACCAATTTCACTAGGGCTTGTTTGTTTTCTCCAGCTTCAGAATAAGAAAAATTTACCTGCAGTGGAACAGAAAAGAAGAGATACAAAACTTGAATAAAGAACCGGAGCTATTATGATAAAATAGCAAGACATGCGCGCACGCGCACACGTGTGTGTGTCCAAAGCTATTATGATAGCAAGACACAAGCGCGCgcacgtgtgtgtgtgtaacaTGTGGGCAATGCATTTAGATTAAATGCTACAATCACCCATGCCATAGAATTATTAAGAGACCAATGATGTCAAAACAAACACTTGCCTCATAACTTGTTAAGCAATCTTTCTCATCGCAATGTTTGTTACCACATATAAACTGCCCTGACAGAAAAGGGTAACAAGTCAATTCTAAACTCAAATACCTTCCCAGCTAGGAGGattcttttaaattataaagaaaagatAATACCGTGATGCAATAATTCAGTCAAGCAACAGTAGGAAGCAAACCCAAGAAGCGATAAACTTAAGCAAGACCTCCCCATCAAGGGTTTGCCAATATTAGACCCACATATGAAATAGAATCCCTACTAACTATGGTGCCCTTAAAAGCTCATCGACCTTTGGTAATTGCTGGCAAGTATGTCTTTATCtcacgaaaaaaaaaaccttaagaAATGAAATTCCATAAACAGTTGTTGATATCTCTCTCAAACATATACCATATAGCATGCTatggaacaagaaacaaaaataatacaGAAAGTCGTCTTTTAAGAAATTTATTAGATTAGTCAAAATATCCAAACTAGTAATCAAGAATACCAAATCATCTATGTGTTCCCTAGATAACCAGCTATGGTCAAAATAATCGCTCatcaataatttcaaatataagTTTAacaagagagacagagagccAACAGAGTGGGTAGTCAGCAAAAGAACATAGCCAATGACCCGTAGGTCAAATGGCACCAAGGATTAAATTAGGAGAGTAATCAATAAATCCAGATTCAAACCTGGGCCAAATTTTTGCAGAAAGAGGGCTGCTCTTTGTGGAGCAGACTAAGCGGttagaattgaaaaaaacaaaagaacaatatTATACACAGTTACCTATTTGACAAAAAGACATGTAATCCCACAAGAAATCACAGATGGATAACAAAGGAACCATATTAATCAATGAAGAGAATAATATTAACCTTTCCCAGACATCACTTCCTTCTCTGTCCTCCACCGCAGACCAAtctataaagaaaaa from Corylus avellana chromosome ca1, CavTom2PMs-1.0 encodes the following:
- the LOC132182833 gene encoding uncharacterized protein LOC132182833, with product MASFRALRSGIYDREERKQQYQAHIRGLNAYDRHKKFLTDYVGFYGKEKATHVKLPVKTDQDTLREGYRFIRTEEDDMNPSWEQRLVKRYYDKLFKEYCIADMSQYKSGKIGLRWRTEKEVMSGKGQFICGNKHCDEKDCLTSYEVNFSYSEAGENKQALVKLVTCERCAKKLHYKRRKEKELEEKREQEENKRKRNRSRRDAETDIEYEEAKERRKGKKASSSTVDNKIDDDDSFDEFLEGMFP